A DNA window from Mesorhizobium sp. C432A contains the following coding sequences:
- a CDS encoding spore coat protein U domain-containing protein — protein MMRAAVVIILVLLPSLARAQSCTGTVTDMNFGLIDTLSATAATATATLNMNCTGGVVRILFCPHIGAGSGGATSAAARQMASGANSLNYQLYSDPGMSVVWGSYAWAYASRPPPQVLVPILIGNASGSATIYARVTGGQSAVPPGTYQSIFSGIHVEFRYQNDLLGNSCNTGFGLTAPDPTFTINATVQANCLVTTQNIDFGSKGVLTANADATGQVSVTCTPSTAYTVSLDGGTTGGTPTNRKMSKGAERVTYGLYKDIARAQPWGDAGTPGSTVAGTGTGTAQALTVYGRVPPQTTPSAGVYTDTVVVTITY, from the coding sequence ATGATGCGCGCTGCAGTCGTTATAATCCTCGTACTGCTGCCGTCGCTGGCCCGGGCGCAGAGCTGCACCGGTACCGTCACCGACATGAATTTCGGTCTCATCGACACGCTGTCGGCCACCGCAGCCACCGCGACGGCGACACTCAACATGAATTGCACCGGCGGCGTGGTGCGCATCCTGTTCTGTCCGCATATCGGCGCCGGCAGTGGGGGTGCTACCTCGGCGGCAGCCAGGCAGATGGCGAGCGGCGCCAACAGCCTTAACTACCAGCTCTATTCGGACCCCGGAATGAGCGTCGTGTGGGGTTCCTATGCCTGGGCCTATGCATCGCGCCCGCCGCCGCAGGTGCTGGTGCCCATTCTCATCGGCAATGCATCCGGCAGCGCCACGATCTACGCTCGGGTGACCGGCGGCCAGTCAGCGGTTCCGCCGGGCACCTATCAGTCGATATTTTCGGGCATCCACGTCGAGTTTCGCTACCAGAACGACCTGCTCGGCAACAGCTGCAACACCGGCTTCGGTCTGACGGCGCCCGATCCGACCTTCACCATCAACGCCACGGTCCAGGCAAACTGCCTGGTCACCACCCAGAACATCGATTTTGGCTCAAAGGGCGTGCTCACCGCTAATGCCGATGCCACCGGCCAGGTCTCGGTGACCTGCACGCCGTCGACCGCCTATACGGTTTCCCTGGATGGCGGCACGACAGGCGGCACGCCGACCAACCGCAAGATGTCGAAGGGGGCCGAGCGGGTCACCTACGGCCTCTACAAGGACATTGCGCGCGCGCAGCCCTGGGGTGATGCCGGAACGCCGGGAAGCACGGTGGCCGGCACCGGAACCGGTACGGCCCAGGCGCTCACCGTCTATGGCCGCGTGCCGCCGCAGACGACGCCCTCGGCCGGCGTCTACACCGACACGGTGGTGGTGACCATCACCTATTGA